DNA from Asanoa sp. WMMD1127:
GGCAGACTGGCTCCTCGTGATGCTCTATGACTGCCGGTCGATCGCCGACCGCGACCGGGGGATCGCCGCCGCGATCGAGGCGGTCAAGTCCGGCGAGCTGGTGGTGTTCCCGACCGACACGGTCTACGGGCTGGGCGCCGACGCGTTCACCCCGCACGCGGTGGCGCAGTTGCAGACGGCCAAGGGCCGCGACCGGGGCGCCGCGCCGCCGGTCATGGTCGGCTCCCGGCACACCCTCGACGGCCTGGTCTTCTCGCTGCCGCAGTCGGCCCGCGACCTGGTCGAGGCGTTCTGGCCCGGCCCGTTGACGATCATCATCGAGCACTCGCCCACCCTCCAGTGGGACCTGGGCGAGACCGGCGGGCAGATCGCGGTGCGGATGCCGCTGCACCCGGTCGCGCTCGAGGTGCTGCGCGAGACCGGCCCGATGGCGGTGCTCTCCGCCAACAAGGGCAGCCGGCCCGCGCCGACCACCGCCGAGGAGGCCCGGGAGCAGCTCGAGTACGCGGTCCGCGTCTACCTCGAGGCCGGCCCCAGCGCCGACCCGGTGCCCAGCACGATGGTCGACGTGACCGGCGACGTGCCGCGGCTCCTGCGCGAGGGCGGCATTCCCATCGAGAAGCTGCGCGACGTGGTCCCC
Protein-coding regions in this window:
- a CDS encoding L-threonylcarbamoyladenylate synthase; the protein is MLYDCRSIADRDRGIAAAIEAVKSGELVVFPTDTVYGLGADAFTPHAVAQLQTAKGRDRGAAPPVMVGSRHTLDGLVFSLPQSARDLVEAFWPGPLTIIIEHSPTLQWDLGETGGQIAVRMPLHPVALEVLRETGPMAVLSANKGSRPAPTTAEEAREQLEYAVRVYLEAGPSADPVPSTMVDVTGDVPRLLREGGIPIEKLRDVVPGIAVEL